Proteins from a genomic interval of Stenotrophomonas sp. WZN-1:
- a CDS encoding DUF5694 domain-containing protein, translating to MFPRLASFLILGLCSSGALAADATYRPSFHPDQLKGPPAGRPNEVLVLGTTHLSGLPKSFQPALLEPLLQRLVAWKPELIATEDLSGLQCDFMRRYPARYAESVATYCFDTTAAQAATGLDVPTANTQAERLLATWPKDPAPAQRRRLAALLLAAGERGSAHVQWLRLPASERKDGDGLTPALVEILDKGMVRRNETNLIAAEVAARLGHERLWAVDDHTADSPTPAEDEAAASEAITGAWNNAHSRARREADERLVADLDKPGGVIALYRDYNSPAAAMTAYQSDFGATLVEPSPKAFGRMYVGYWETRNLRMVANIRDVLGLHPGHRMLAIVGVSHKGYYEAYLNQMHDVQLVSADEVLR from the coding sequence CACCCCGACCAGCTGAAGGGCCCGCCTGCCGGGCGCCCGAACGAAGTGCTGGTACTGGGTACCACCCACCTCTCCGGCCTGCCCAAGTCCTTCCAGCCCGCCTTGCTTGAACCGTTGCTGCAGCGACTGGTCGCCTGGAAGCCCGAACTGATCGCCACCGAAGACCTGTCCGGCCTGCAGTGCGATTTCATGCGTCGCTACCCGGCACGCTATGCAGAGAGCGTGGCCACCTACTGTTTCGACACCACCGCTGCGCAGGCTGCGACCGGACTGGACGTGCCTACGGCGAACACCCAGGCCGAGCGCCTGCTTGCAACCTGGCCGAAGGATCCGGCGCCCGCCCAGCGTCGTCGGCTCGCTGCACTGTTGCTGGCAGCGGGCGAACGCGGCTCGGCGCATGTGCAGTGGCTGCGCCTGCCTGCGTCCGAGCGCAAAGACGGTGATGGATTGACCCCGGCCCTGGTCGAGATCCTCGACAAAGGCATGGTTCGCCGCAATGAAACCAACCTGATCGCCGCCGAAGTCGCCGCCCGCCTAGGGCATGAACGGCTGTGGGCGGTGGACGACCATACAGCCGATTCCCCCACGCCCGCCGAGGATGAAGCGGCGGCCAGCGAGGCCATCACCGGTGCCTGGAACAATGCGCATTCGCGCGCGCGACGGGAGGCCGACGAACGGCTCGTGGCCGACCTGGACAAGCCTGGCGGCGTCATCGCGCTGTATCGGGACTACAACAGTCCGGCGGCAGCGATGACCGCTTACCAGAGCGACTTCGGCGCGACGCTTGTCGAGCCCTCACCCAAGGCGTTCGGCAGGATGTACGTGGGCTACTGGGAAACCCGCAACCTGCGCATGGTCGCCAACATCCGCGATGTGCTGGGCCTGCACCCGGGCCACCGCATGCTGGCCATCGTCGGCGTCTCCCATAAGGGCTACTACGAGGCCTACCTCAACCAGATGCACGATGTGCAGCTGGTCTCGGCGGACGAAGTATTGCGCTGA
- a CDS encoding putative quinol monooxygenase has protein sequence MLKVIAEDFIQPEALATVLPLYRELVACTQREPLCISYELFVDEKDPGHFVFIELWPDHAALDGHCASEHFQRLVPQINAFQRAPCRFVLMKAAEL, from the coding sequence ATGCTCAAGGTGATCGCCGAAGACTTCATTCAGCCCGAGGCCCTGGCCACCGTCCTTCCGTTGTATCGGGAGCTGGTCGCCTGCACGCAGCGCGAGCCACTGTGCATCAGCTATGAACTGTTCGTTGACGAGAAGGATCCCGGGCACTTCGTCTTCATCGAGCTATGGCCCGACCACGCCGCACTCGACGGCCACTGCGCCAGCGAACACTTCCAGCGTCTGGTGCCGCAGATCAATGCCTTCCAACGCGCGCCCTGCCGGTTCGTGCTGATGAAGGCGGCTGAGCTGTAG
- a CDS encoding PAS domain-containing protein, producing MQGQGIHGNGLLERRLQELAEERRRLAMIIDGTAAGTWEWNVQTGEMRVNARWAEIVGYRLEELEPICQKTFLKLVHPDDIALSDAALDEHFEGRSDNYACLLRMRHKNGQWIWIQDRGRVFEWDGQGNPLWMAGAHADVTELQQARQDAAETRQRLQAVVDASDEVAVIATDTDGTITLFNTGAERLLGYSAAEVVGQRRLDAFHDPAELKAWLQPLADADGNLPGVFEALSARADGQTYSRQWTLLRKNGQSRQVRLSISRMESADGARIGYVGMAIDITEILQARAEARLSAEKFAGAFTSAALGMALVSLEGRWLDVNDALCRILGYPREELLQVDFQRLTHPDDLQTDLALVQDLLAGRRSHYHLEKRYLDRDGRIIWARLSVSLVRNEHGEPLHFVSQIQDITAQRSSEQRLFESEQRSRITLDAVADLVLSVSLDGRIDYANAAAVRTLAGDGAMSLAGHKVQDVLALTTEYAPGSVLDVSVLLDPESNAVDLHADLLLRLGTATVPVDLTRAWLRDDEGHVRGAVWVLRDDTQQRARQREARHLAEIDPLTELSNRRGFEVHLQQAITRVERTGQAASLMYIDLDRFKPVNDTWGHLAGDAVLWAVASVLRHGVRDSDVVARLGGDEFAVILSGCTPRRAARIGGELLHTLASLSIPWDQDRLRIGASIGIAPLASGMSVDQAVAAADAQCYRAKAMGRNNVQVQGELSELPGDDGEPG from the coding sequence ATGCAGGGCCAGGGCATCCACGGCAATGGACTGCTGGAGCGCCGCCTGCAGGAGTTGGCGGAAGAGCGTCGCCGCCTGGCGATGATCATCGACGGTACCGCTGCGGGAACCTGGGAATGGAACGTGCAGACCGGCGAGATGCGGGTCAATGCGCGCTGGGCCGAGATTGTCGGCTACCGCCTGGAAGAGCTGGAACCGATCTGCCAGAAGACGTTCCTGAAGCTGGTCCATCCCGATGACATCGCGCTGTCCGATGCGGCGCTGGATGAGCATTTCGAAGGCCGCTCCGACAACTACGCCTGCCTGCTGCGCATGCGCCACAAGAACGGGCAGTGGATCTGGATCCAGGACCGCGGCCGGGTCTTCGAATGGGACGGGCAGGGCAATCCGTTGTGGATGGCCGGCGCGCATGCCGACGTCACCGAGCTGCAGCAGGCGAGGCAGGACGCGGCCGAGACCCGGCAACGCCTGCAGGCCGTGGTCGATGCGTCCGATGAGGTGGCGGTGATCGCCACCGATACCGATGGCACCATCACCCTGTTCAACACGGGGGCGGAGCGCCTGCTGGGCTACAGCGCGGCGGAAGTGGTCGGCCAGCGCCGGCTCGACGCCTTCCACGATCCAGCCGAACTGAAAGCCTGGTTGCAGCCGCTGGCCGATGCTGATGGCAATCTTCCCGGCGTGTTCGAGGCGCTGAGCGCGCGTGCCGACGGGCAGACCTACTCGCGGCAGTGGACGCTGCTGCGCAAGAATGGACAGTCACGCCAGGTGCGCCTGTCGATCAGCCGCATGGAGAGTGCCGATGGGGCGCGCATCGGCTACGTCGGCATGGCCATCGACATCACCGAGATCCTGCAGGCGCGCGCCGAAGCGCGGCTGTCGGCCGAGAAGTTCGCCGGGGCGTTCACCTCCGCCGCGCTGGGCATGGCACTGGTGTCGCTGGAAGGACGCTGGCTGGACGTCAACGACGCGCTGTGCCGGATCCTGGGCTACCCGCGCGAAGAGCTGCTGCAGGTCGATTTCCAGCGGCTGACCCATCCCGATGACCTGCAGACCGACCTGGCCCTGGTGCAGGACCTGCTGGCTGGGCGACGCAGCCACTACCACCTGGAAAAGCGCTATCTCGACCGCGACGGACGCATCATCTGGGCGCGGCTGTCGGTGTCGCTGGTGCGCAACGAGCACGGCGAACCGCTGCATTTCGTGTCGCAGATCCAGGACATCACCGCCCAGCGCAGCAGCGAACAGCGCCTGTTCGAGAGTGAGCAACGCAGCCGCATCACGCTGGATGCGGTGGCCGACCTGGTGCTCAGCGTCAGCCTTGATGGCCGCATCGATTACGCCAATGCAGCCGCAGTACGCACCCTGGCCGGCGATGGCGCGATGTCGTTGGCCGGGCACAAGGTGCAGGACGTGCTGGCGCTGACCACGGAATACGCGCCCGGTTCGGTACTGGATGTCTCGGTACTGCTAGACCCGGAGAGCAACGCGGTGGACCTGCACGCCGACCTGCTGCTGCGGCTGGGCACGGCAACGGTGCCGGTGGACCTGACCCGTGCCTGGCTGCGTGATGACGAAGGCCATGTGCGCGGTGCGGTCTGGGTGCTGCGCGACGACACCCAGCAGCGTGCGCGCCAGCGCGAAGCTCGCCACCTGGCCGAGATCGACCCGTTGACCGAGCTGAGCAACCGCCGCGGCTTCGAGGTGCACCTGCAGCAGGCGATCACCCGCGTCGAGCGCACCGGCCAGGCCGCCTCGCTGATGTACATCGATCTGGACCGCTTCAAGCCGGTCAACGACACCTGGGGCCATCTGGCCGGCGATGCCGTGCTGTGGGCGGTGGCCAGCGTGCTGCGCCATGGCGTGCGCGATTCGGACGTGGTGGCGCGGCTGGGCGGCGATGAATTCGCGGTGATCCTGTCCGGTTGTACGCCACGTCGTGCGGCCCGTATCGGGGGTGAATTGCTGCATACGCTGGCCTCCCTGTCGATTCCCTGGGACCAGGACCGGCTGCGGATTGGTGCCAGCATCGGTATCGCGCCGCTGGCCAGCGGCATGAGCGTGGACCAGGCGGTGGCTGCGGCCGATGCCCAGTGCTACCGGGCCAAGGCGATGGGCCGCAACAACGTGCAGGTGCAGGGCGAGCTGTCCGAGCTTCCGGGTGACGACGGCGAACCGGGCTGA
- a CDS encoding Tex family protein — MHDAKNAQSALAQQIAQTIADEIGAQSAQVRAAVGLLDEGASVPFIARYRKEVTGGLDDTQLRNLETRLTYLRELEDRRAAVLASIGEQGKLGDELRNDILAADTKSRLEDLYLPYKPKRRTRAQIAREAGLEPLADGLLADPTQDPQVFAATFVDSDKGVADTKAALEGARAILMERWGEDAALVGELRTWLGETGVIRARVAEGKETEGAKYRDYFEHAEALAKIPSHRLLALFRARREEILFLELDPGSDAEAGHQYAEGRVARKAGIADQGRAADRWLLDACRLTWRAKLHTHLLLDLFNQAREKAEAEAIAVFGDNLKDLLLAAPAGPKTVLGLDPGIRTGCKIAVVDATGKLVATDTIYPHEPRRQWEQSLQTIKQLCAKHNVELIAIGNGTASRETDKLAGEAIKAVANPKLQKVVVSEAGASVYSASEFAAKEFPGLDVSLRGAVSIARRLQDPLAELVKIEPKAIGVGQYQHDVDQYRLARALDARVEDCVNAVGVYVNTASAALLSRVSGLSATVAENIVRHRDDNGPFKRRKDLLKVARLGEKTFEQCAGFLRIADGDQPLDASAVHPEAYPVVERIVASTARPIKALIGDGSFLRGLKAEQFTDATFGVPTVRDILKELEKPGRDPRPEFKAARFAEGVEDIKDLREGMVLEGVVSNVAAFGAFVDIGVHQDGLIHISALSDTFVKDPRDVVKAGDIVKVKVLEVDVARKRIALTRRLDDTPGQATSRPGQRDERGQGQGPRRDAGGRNRGPNRGQGAGGRPAQSEPPANNALAEAFARAKRS, encoded by the coding sequence ATGCACGACGCCAAGAACGCACAGAGCGCGCTCGCCCAGCAGATCGCCCAGACCATCGCCGACGAGATCGGTGCCCAGTCCGCCCAGGTGCGCGCCGCCGTCGGCCTGCTCGACGAAGGCGCCAGCGTTCCGTTCATCGCGCGCTACCGCAAGGAAGTGACCGGCGGCTTGGACGACACCCAGCTGCGCAACCTGGAAACCCGGCTGACCTACCTGCGCGAGCTGGAGGATCGCCGTGCGGCGGTGCTGGCCAGCATCGGCGAACAGGGCAAGCTCGGCGACGAACTGCGCAATGACATCCTGGCCGCCGACACCAAGAGCCGGCTGGAAGACCTGTACCTGCCGTACAAGCCCAAGCGCCGGACCCGCGCCCAGATCGCCCGCGAGGCCGGTCTGGAACCGCTGGCCGATGGCCTGCTGGCCGACCCGACGCAGGACCCGCAGGTCTTCGCGGCTACTTTTGTCGACAGCGACAAGGGCGTGGCCGACACCAAGGCCGCGCTGGAAGGCGCCCGCGCGATCCTGATGGAGCGCTGGGGCGAAGATGCCGCGCTGGTTGGCGAGCTGCGCACCTGGCTGGGCGAGACCGGCGTGATCCGCGCGCGCGTGGCCGAAGGCAAGGAAACCGAGGGCGCCAAGTACCGCGACTACTTCGAACATGCCGAGGCGCTGGCGAAGATTCCTTCGCACCGGCTGTTGGCGCTGTTCCGTGCGCGCCGCGAGGAGATCCTGTTCCTGGAACTGGACCCGGGCAGCGATGCCGAGGCTGGCCATCAGTACGCCGAAGGACGCGTGGCGCGCAAGGCTGGCATCGCCGACCAGGGCCGTGCCGCCGACCGCTGGCTGCTGGATGCGTGCCGCCTGACCTGGCGCGCCAAGCTGCACACCCATCTGCTGCTGGACCTGTTCAACCAGGCCCGCGAAAAGGCCGAAGCCGAAGCCATCGCGGTGTTCGGCGACAACCTGAAGGACCTGCTGCTGGCCGCACCGGCCGGCCCGAAGACCGTGCTCGGGCTGGACCCTGGCATCCGTACCGGCTGCAAGATCGCGGTGGTCGATGCAACCGGCAAGCTGGTCGCCACCGACACCATCTATCCGCACGAACCGCGTCGCCAGTGGGAGCAGTCGCTGCAGACGATCAAGCAGCTGTGCGCCAAGCACAACGTGGAACTGATCGCGATCGGCAACGGCACCGCCAGCCGCGAAACCGACAAGCTGGCCGGCGAAGCGATCAAGGCGGTCGCCAACCCGAAGCTGCAGAAGGTGGTGGTCAGCGAGGCGGGTGCGTCGGTGTATTCGGCGTCCGAGTTCGCGGCGAAGGAATTCCCGGGGCTGGACGTGTCGCTGCGTGGCGCGGTGTCGATCGCACGCCGCCTGCAGGATCCGCTGGCCGAACTGGTGAAGATCGAGCCCAAGGCGATTGGCGTTGGCCAGTACCAGCACGACGTGGACCAGTACCGCCTGGCACGGGCGCTGGATGCGCGCGTGGAGGACTGCGTGAACGCGGTCGGCGTGTACGTGAACACCGCGTCGGCTGCGCTGCTGTCACGGGTGTCCGGCCTGTCGGCCACGGTGGCCGAGAACATCGTGCGCCATCGTGACGACAACGGCCCGTTCAAGCGTCGCAAGGACCTGCTGAAGGTCGCGCGCCTGGGCGAGAAGACCTTCGAGCAGTGCGCCGGCTTCCTGCGCATCGCCGATGGAGACCAGCCGCTGGATGCCTCGGCGGTGCACCCGGAAGCCTACCCGGTGGTCGAGCGCATCGTCGCCAGCACCGCACGTCCGATCAAGGCGCTGATCGGTGATGGTAGTTTCCTGCGTGGCTTGAAGGCCGAGCAGTTCACCGATGCCACCTTCGGCGTGCCGACCGTGCGCGACATCCTGAAGGAACTGGAGAAGCCGGGCCGCGACCCGCGTCCGGAGTTCAAGGCCGCGCGCTTCGCCGAGGGCGTCGAAGACATCAAGGACCTGCGCGAGGGCATGGTGCTGGAAGGCGTGGTCAGCAACGTGGCGGCCTTTGGCGCCTTTGTCGATATCGGCGTGCACCAGGATGGCCTGATCCACATCTCGGCGCTCTCCGATACCTTCGTGAAGGACCCGCGCGACGTGGTCAAGGCCGGTGACATCGTCAAGGTCAAGGTGCTGGAGGTGGACGTGGCGCGCAAGCGCATCGCCCTGACCCGGCGCCTGGACGATACCCCGGGCCAGGCCACCAGCCGCCCGGGCCAGCGCGATGAGCGCGGCCAGGGCCAGGGGCCGCGCCGTGACGCGGGCGGCCGGAACCGTGGACCGAACCGCGGGCAGGGCGCTGGTGGCCGTCCTGCCCAGTCTGAGCCGCCGGCCAACAATGCCCTGGCCGAAGCCTTTGCCCGGGCCAAGCGCAGCTGA
- a CDS encoding PspC domain-containing protein produces MNTTPKTLSRSLNDRMIAGVMGGIAHRFGWNPTLVRIVFVLVSIGSAAFPGILVYLILWLLMPNEAD; encoded by the coding sequence ATGAACACCACGCCCAAGACGCTGTCGCGCTCGCTGAACGACCGCATGATTGCCGGCGTGATGGGCGGCATCGCCCACCGCTTCGGCTGGAACCCCACGCTGGTGCGGATCGTGTTCGTGCTGGTCTCGATCGGCTCGGCGGCTTTCCCCGGCATCCTGGTCTACCTGATCCTGTGGCTGCTGATGCCGAACGAGGCCGATTGA
- a CDS encoding YfeK family protein translates to MSQRISLLLATLLLAAPVAQAAPSADARREIAQLISSLDGSQCRFQRNGSWYDGSDARAHLQRKYDYLLKKDMVDSAEQFIERAASQSSMSGKPYRIQCPGQPEQTAAAWFGARLQALRHRTP, encoded by the coding sequence ATGTCGCAAAGGATTTCGCTGCTGCTTGCCACGCTGCTGTTGGCAGCACCTGTTGCCCAGGCTGCCCCCAGCGCGGATGCGCGAAGAGAAATCGCCCAGCTGATCTCCAGCCTGGACGGCTCCCAATGCCGGTTCCAGCGCAATGGCAGCTGGTACGACGGCAGCGATGCGCGCGCGCACCTGCAGCGCAAGTACGACTACCTGCTGAAGAAGGACATGGTGGACAGCGCCGAGCAGTTCATCGAGCGCGCCGCCAGCCAGAGCAGCATGAGCGGCAAGCCCTATCGCATCCAGTGCCCGGGGCAGCCCGAACAGACCGCAGCGGCCTGGTTCGGTGCACGCTTGCAGGCATTGCGTCACCGCACGCCGTAG
- the phaC gene encoding class III poly(R)-hydroxyalkanoic acid synthase subunit PhaC — MKGPLGFNADDLMQETLAMQRKLMEGLKLLPQVEDVDYGVTAREEVWRDGKVVMYRFVGEQAPTRRSPLLIVYALVNRPYMVDLQADRSLVQKLLALGQDVYVLDWGYPDRSERFQTLEDYLLRYIDGAVDALRARGGGPVDLLGICQGGVFALCYAALRRQKLGKLITMVTPVDFQTADNMLSHWARQVDVDLLVDTLGNIPADLMNASYLMLKPFRLNVQKYVGLLDILDDKAALEDFLRMEKWIFDSPDLAGEAFRDFIKQFYQGNGLVNGTVRIGEEAVDLSQVTLPVLNIYAEQDHLVPPDASRAMRGRLGTDDYTESSFRGGHIGIYVSGRAQREVPATIDGWLKARDA, encoded by the coding sequence ATGAAGGGACCGCTGGGCTTCAACGCCGATGACCTGATGCAGGAAACCCTGGCCATGCAGCGCAAGCTGATGGAAGGGCTGAAGCTGCTGCCGCAGGTGGAAGACGTGGACTATGGCGTGACCGCGCGCGAGGAAGTCTGGCGCGACGGAAAGGTGGTGATGTACCGCTTCGTCGGTGAGCAGGCGCCGACCCGGCGCTCGCCGCTGCTGATCGTCTACGCGCTGGTCAACCGGCCGTACATGGTCGACCTGCAGGCCGACCGTTCGCTGGTGCAGAAGCTGCTGGCGCTGGGCCAGGACGTCTACGTGCTGGACTGGGGCTACCCGGATCGTTCCGAACGCTTCCAGACCCTGGAGGACTACCTGCTTCGCTACATCGATGGCGCGGTGGATGCGCTGCGCGCGCGCGGTGGCGGCCCGGTCGACCTGCTTGGCATCTGCCAGGGCGGGGTGTTCGCGCTGTGCTACGCCGCACTGCGCCGGCAGAAGCTGGGCAAGCTGATCACCATGGTCACCCCGGTCGACTTCCAGACCGCCGACAACATGCTCTCGCACTGGGCGCGGCAGGTGGACGTGGACCTGCTGGTCGACACGCTGGGCAACATCCCGGCCGACCTGATGAATGCCAGTTACCTGATGCTCAAGCCGTTCCGCCTGAACGTGCAGAAGTACGTGGGCCTGCTCGATATCCTCGATGACAAGGCGGCGCTGGAGGATTTCCTGCGCATGGAGAAGTGGATCTTCGATTCACCGGACCTGGCGGGCGAGGCGTTCCGTGACTTCATCAAGCAGTTCTACCAGGGCAACGGGCTGGTGAACGGCACGGTGCGGATCGGCGAGGAAGCGGTGGATCTGTCGCAGGTGACCCTGCCGGTGCTGAACATCTATGCCGAGCAGGACCATCTGGTGCCGCCGGATGCCTCGCGCGCGATGCGTGGGCGCTTGGGCACGGACGACTACACCGAGTCCAGTTTCCGTGGCGGCCATATCGGCATCTACGTGTCCGGCCGCGCGCAGCGCGAAGTGCCGGCCACGATCGATGGCTGGCTGAAGGCGCGCGACGCGTAA
- the phaE gene encoding class III poly(R)-hydroxyalkanoic acid synthase subunit PhaE, giving the protein MTSSAHDAGSSDFETLARQYFGAWGDALRHASTPGAPAGDDPGSWQRLFDWWGQLLPEQAHGAPEDAVRRFREQAGSWYGTMQEVAARFAGRDANSADVAQAWREAVQGQGDGMLQWMLQGARGSTHAGAAVPEFAAWLQQFQLQAGPWLQSPAFGPGREHQARWQALLRAQEEYQQHSRAYVDQIKQALDEAFALFEQRLAEHEQPGSQLTSARAMFDLWIEVAEEAYAKVAMSEPFQQVYAALGNAQMRLRAGLQREVEQMSERIGLPTRSEMDAAHRRIAELERSLRRLQAQVAAMAGTGEVDPVAQPAPAKVKPVARKAAKKAAPAKKAAAKKAPAKKAPAKKAPAKKAAPRTSTRARDR; this is encoded by the coding sequence ATGACCAGCTCGGCCCACGACGCCGGCAGCAGCGATTTCGAAACCCTGGCCCGGCAGTACTTCGGCGCCTGGGGCGATGCCCTGCGCCATGCGAGCACGCCCGGCGCACCAGCCGGTGACGATCCCGGCAGCTGGCAGCGGTTGTTCGACTGGTGGGGCCAGCTGCTGCCCGAACAGGCGCACGGCGCGCCGGAAGATGCCGTGCGCCGGTTCCGCGAACAGGCGGGCAGCTGGTACGGCACCATGCAGGAAGTCGCCGCACGGTTTGCCGGCCGCGACGCCAACAGTGCCGATGTGGCCCAGGCCTGGCGCGAAGCGGTGCAGGGGCAGGGTGACGGCATGCTGCAATGGATGCTGCAGGGCGCGCGTGGCAGTACCCACGCCGGTGCCGCGGTGCCGGAATTCGCCGCCTGGCTGCAGCAGTTCCAGCTTCAGGCAGGACCGTGGCTGCAGAGCCCGGCGTTCGGGCCTGGCCGCGAGCATCAGGCGCGCTGGCAGGCCCTGCTGCGTGCGCAGGAGGAATACCAGCAGCATTCGCGCGCCTACGTCGATCAGATCAAGCAGGCACTGGACGAGGCCTTTGCGCTGTTCGAACAGCGCCTGGCCGAGCACGAACAGCCGGGCAGCCAGCTGACCAGCGCCCGCGCGATGTTCGACCTGTGGATCGAAGTGGCCGAGGAGGCCTACGCCAAGGTCGCCATGTCCGAGCCGTTCCAGCAGGTATACGCCGCGCTGGGCAACGCACAGATGCGGCTGCGCGCCGGCCTGCAGCGCGAGGTGGAACAGATGAGTGAACGGATCGGCCTGCCGACCCGCAGCGAGATGGACGCCGCACACCGCCGCATCGCCGAGCTGGAGCGCAGCCTGCGTCGCCTGCAGGCGCAGGTGGCGGCAATGGCCGGTACGGGCGAGGTCGATCCGGTGGCGCAGCCGGCACCGGCGAAGGTGAAGCCGGTCGCGCGCAAGGCCGCGAAGAAGGCCGCGCCGGCAAAGAAGGCGGCTGCGAAAAAGGCACCCGCGAAAAAGGCACCCGCGAAAAAGGCACCCGCGAAAAAGGCTGCACCTCGCACTTCCACTCGGGCGCGTGACCGATGA
- a CDS encoding CDP-alcohol phosphatidyltransferase family protein, with amino-acid sequence MKRHFSMLREFQLADWFTLANAFCGTGAVFAAMRFLQDGERGYLLFGMALIPLAFIFDALDGRIARWRKSSSTLGRELDSLSDVISFGVAPAALAYACGMQGGWDWLVLSYFVCCGVSRLARYNVTAEALAGDEGKVAYFEGTPIPTSLLLVIVLAIAAGTDAIGQNIWFGQWQIGPWQLHPMVLLFALSGSLMISKTLRIPKP; translated from the coding sequence ATGAAACGTCACTTCTCGATGCTGCGCGAATTCCAGCTGGCCGACTGGTTCACGCTGGCCAATGCTTTCTGCGGCACCGGTGCGGTGTTTGCCGCGATGCGCTTCCTGCAGGACGGCGAGCGTGGCTACCTGCTGTTCGGCATGGCGCTGATCCCGCTGGCCTTCATCTTCGACGCCCTCGACGGGCGCATCGCGCGCTGGCGCAAGTCCAGCTCTACCCTGGGCCGCGAGCTCGACTCGCTGTCCGACGTGATCTCCTTCGGCGTGGCGCCGGCAGCGCTGGCGTATGCGTGCGGCATGCAGGGCGGCTGGGACTGGCTGGTGCTGAGCTACTTCGTCTGCTGCGGTGTCAGCCGCCTGGCACGCTACAACGTCACCGCCGAGGCGCTGGCCGGCGACGAGGGAAAGGTCGCGTATTTCGAGGGCACCCCGATCCCGACCAGCCTGCTGCTGGTGATCGTGCTGGCGATCGCCGCCGGTACCGATGCCATCGGCCAGAACATCTGGTTCGGCCAGTGGCAGATCGGTCCGTGGCAGCTGCACCCGATGGTGCTGTTGTTCGCCCTGTCCGGGTCGCTGATGATCAGCAAGACCCTGCGCATTCCCAAGCCATGA
- a CDS encoding class I SAM-dependent methyltransferase has translation MTMLDASSLAAQPRQPHGDAALAVVDSMNRSNGALNRAAISLLAVSAGERILEIGPGNAAFAPALLQAADSQYLGIELSPAMVEAGNQRLAASGLADRAAMRHGDAHLLPVSDASMDAALAVNTLYFWPNLAPVLDELARVLHRGGRLCLAFGDATFMRSLPFAADFQLHELDAVELALRVSGFRVSAWRSHRESAAGNDGQTREKHFHLLLAQRH, from the coding sequence ATGACGATGCTGGATGCCTCCTCCCTGGCCGCGCAGCCGCGGCAGCCCCATGGCGACGCCGCACTGGCGGTGGTCGACTCAATGAATCGCAGCAACGGCGCGCTCAACCGCGCGGCGATCAGCCTGCTGGCGGTGTCGGCAGGCGAACGCATCCTGGAGATCGGTCCCGGCAACGCCGCCTTCGCGCCCGCGCTTCTGCAGGCCGCCGACAGCCAGTACCTCGGGATCGAGCTGTCCCCTGCCATGGTCGAGGCCGGCAATCAGCGCCTGGCCGCCAGCGGGCTGGCCGACCGTGCCGCGATGCGCCATGGCGATGCCCACCTCCTGCCAGTCAGCGATGCCTCGATGGATGCGGCGCTGGCGGTCAATACGCTGTACTTCTGGCCGAACCTGGCACCGGTGCTGGACGAACTGGCGCGGGTGCTGCACCGGGGCGGCCGCCTGTGCCTGGCCTTTGGCGATGCTACCTTCATGCGCAGTCTGCCATTCGCTGCCGACTTCCAGCTGCATGAGCTGGACGCGGTGGAGCTGGCCCTGCGGGTATCGGGCTTCCGCGTCTCGGCCTGGCGCAGCCACCGCGAATCTGCGGCCGGCAATGACGGCCAGACCCGCGAAAAACACTTCCACCTGCTGCTGGCGCAACGGCACTGA